A genomic stretch from Heterodontus francisci isolate sHetFra1 chromosome 23, sHetFra1.hap1, whole genome shotgun sequence includes:
- the LOC137382644 gene encoding uncharacterized protein isoform X1, which translates to MPVMLAEGGREAVMVGRRGRNCAGLRSLPFSRKLSYFDGEFERLYRRRLLPVSESEWCRVMEPLLRCGAPPSENRGGGGGGGGGRARFAFAAGLLLLLGCLLLCSRPGARFLSFCGRALLIQLLPYWDWTLYSNTDCLIRNPYYFERGLESLQLTDCITICQRYPTVESLRRVDPKVVLQNYLRQNMPLIIMDGAEEWVAQREFNVRFLTQLYSGHPVLQNTKVCSYWDSHHSLENSPGAFLEKINRKGLAQWAIQWKNCNKAAAKVIRAFYQRPYFLPPVVELAESNWLLMASREENGGIEDTFVKVRDHDGDLLMWIAQLQGVFEVQLLPKDICASTCTHYTLQLSPGETVAVPLQMWEVQYRPFSSNAVGLAATGNWL; encoded by the exons ATGCCTGTGATGTTGGCGGAAGGCGGAAGAGAAGCAGTGATGGTGGGTCGGCGGGGAAGGAACTGTGCGGGGCTGCGATCTCTGCCCTTCTCTCGGAAGCTCTCCTACTTTGACGGCGAGTTCGAGAGGCTGTACCGGCGCCGGCTTCTCCCCGTCTCCGAGTCTGAATGGTGCCGGGTGATGGAACCATTGCTGCGTTGCGGGGCTCCTCCGAGCGAGAACCGAGGCGGCGGCGGTGGCGGTGGCGGTGGCCGCGCCAGGTTTGCATTCGCCGCCGGCCTCCTCCTCTTGCTCGGCTGCCTCTTACTATGCAGCCGCCCCGGCGCTAGATTCCTGAGTTTCTGTGGTCGGGCTCTGCTCATTCAG TTGCTGCCTTACTGGGACTGGACATTGTACTCCAACACTGACTGCCTGATCAGGAACCCCTATTACTTTGAGAGAGGCCTTGAATCCTTGCAACTCACAGACTGCATCACT ATATGCCAAAGATACCCAACAGTGGAATCTCTGCGCAGAGTGGATCCAAAAGTTGTTCTCCAGAATTACCTGCGTCAAAATATGCCCCTTATAATAATGGATGGGGCAGAAGAATGGGTTGCGCAAAGAGAGTTTAATGTGCGATTCCTAACCCAG TTATACAGTGGCCATCCAGTACTGCAGAACACAAAGGTGTGCAGTTATTGGGACTCTCATCACTCACTGGAGAACAGCCCTGGTGCCTTCCTGGAAAAGATCAATCGAAAGGGGCTTGCCCAGTGGGCAATTCAGTG GAAGAATTGCAACAAAGCAGCTGCAAAGGTGATCCGTGCCTTTTACCAGCGACCCTACTTCCTCCCTCCAGTAGTGGAATTGGCAGAATCCAACTGGTTGCTGATGGCATCGCGAGAAGAGAATGGTGGAATAGAGGACACATTTGTGAAG gTGCGAGATCATGATGGGGATCTGCTGATGTGGATCGCTCAGCTACAGGGGGTCTTTGAGGTTCAGCTCTTACCCAAGGACATATGTGCAAGCACATGCACCCATTACACCCTGCAGCTTTCACCTGGAGAAACAG TTGCTGTACCACTTCAGATGTGGGAGGTTCAGTATCGTCCTTTCAGTTCCAATGCCGTTGGACTTGCTGCAACAGGAAACTGGCTTTAA
- the LOC137382644 gene encoding uncharacterized protein isoform X2, giving the protein MPVMLAEGGREAVMVGRRGRNCAGLRSLPFSRKLSYFDGEFERLYRRRLLPVSESEWCRVMEPLLRCGAPPSENRGGGGGGGGGRARFAFAAGLLLLLGCLLLCSRPGARFLSFCGRALLIQICQRYPTVESLRRVDPKVVLQNYLRQNMPLIIMDGAEEWVAQREFNVRFLTQLYSGHPVLQNTKVCSYWDSHHSLENSPGAFLEKINRKGLAQWAIQWKNCNKAAAKVIRAFYQRPYFLPPVVELAESNWLLMASREENGGIEDTFVKVRDHDGDLLMWIAQLQGVFEVQLLPKDICASTCTHYTLQLSPGETVAVPLQMWEVQYRPFSSNAVGLAATGNWL; this is encoded by the exons ATGCCTGTGATGTTGGCGGAAGGCGGAAGAGAAGCAGTGATGGTGGGTCGGCGGGGAAGGAACTGTGCGGGGCTGCGATCTCTGCCCTTCTCTCGGAAGCTCTCCTACTTTGACGGCGAGTTCGAGAGGCTGTACCGGCGCCGGCTTCTCCCCGTCTCCGAGTCTGAATGGTGCCGGGTGATGGAACCATTGCTGCGTTGCGGGGCTCCTCCGAGCGAGAACCGAGGCGGCGGCGGTGGCGGTGGCGGTGGCCGCGCCAGGTTTGCATTCGCCGCCGGCCTCCTCCTCTTGCTCGGCTGCCTCTTACTATGCAGCCGCCCCGGCGCTAGATTCCTGAGTTTCTGTGGTCGGGCTCTGCTCATTCAG ATATGCCAAAGATACCCAACAGTGGAATCTCTGCGCAGAGTGGATCCAAAAGTTGTTCTCCAGAATTACCTGCGTCAAAATATGCCCCTTATAATAATGGATGGGGCAGAAGAATGGGTTGCGCAAAGAGAGTTTAATGTGCGATTCCTAACCCAG TTATACAGTGGCCATCCAGTACTGCAGAACACAAAGGTGTGCAGTTATTGGGACTCTCATCACTCACTGGAGAACAGCCCTGGTGCCTTCCTGGAAAAGATCAATCGAAAGGGGCTTGCCCAGTGGGCAATTCAGTG GAAGAATTGCAACAAAGCAGCTGCAAAGGTGATCCGTGCCTTTTACCAGCGACCCTACTTCCTCCCTCCAGTAGTGGAATTGGCAGAATCCAACTGGTTGCTGATGGCATCGCGAGAAGAGAATGGTGGAATAGAGGACACATTTGTGAAG gTGCGAGATCATGATGGGGATCTGCTGATGTGGATCGCTCAGCTACAGGGGGTCTTTGAGGTTCAGCTCTTACCCAAGGACATATGTGCAAGCACATGCACCCATTACACCCTGCAGCTTTCACCTGGAGAAACAG TTGCTGTACCACTTCAGATGTGGGAGGTTCAGTATCGTCCTTTCAGTTCCAATGCCGTTGGACTTGCTGCAACAGGAAACTGGCTTTAA
- the LOC137382644 gene encoding uncharacterized protein isoform X3, which translates to MPVMLAEGGREAVMLLPYWDWTLYSNTDCLIRNPYYFERGLESLQLTDCITICQRYPTVESLRRVDPKVVLQNYLRQNMPLIIMDGAEEWVAQREFNVRFLTQLYSGHPVLQNTKVCSYWDSHHSLENSPGAFLEKINRKGLAQWAIQWKNCNKAAAKVIRAFYQRPYFLPPVVELAESNWLLMASREENGGIEDTFVKVRDHDGDLLMWIAQLQGVFEVQLLPKDICASTCTHYTLQLSPGETVAVPLQMWEVQYRPFSSNAVGLAATGNWL; encoded by the exons ATGCCTGTGATGTTGGCGGAAGGCGGAAGAGAAGCAGTGATG TTGCTGCCTTACTGGGACTGGACATTGTACTCCAACACTGACTGCCTGATCAGGAACCCCTATTACTTTGAGAGAGGCCTTGAATCCTTGCAACTCACAGACTGCATCACT ATATGCCAAAGATACCCAACAGTGGAATCTCTGCGCAGAGTGGATCCAAAAGTTGTTCTCCAGAATTACCTGCGTCAAAATATGCCCCTTATAATAATGGATGGGGCAGAAGAATGGGTTGCGCAAAGAGAGTTTAATGTGCGATTCCTAACCCAG TTATACAGTGGCCATCCAGTACTGCAGAACACAAAGGTGTGCAGTTATTGGGACTCTCATCACTCACTGGAGAACAGCCCTGGTGCCTTCCTGGAAAAGATCAATCGAAAGGGGCTTGCCCAGTGGGCAATTCAGTG GAAGAATTGCAACAAAGCAGCTGCAAAGGTGATCCGTGCCTTTTACCAGCGACCCTACTTCCTCCCTCCAGTAGTGGAATTGGCAGAATCCAACTGGTTGCTGATGGCATCGCGAGAAGAGAATGGTGGAATAGAGGACACATTTGTGAAG gTGCGAGATCATGATGGGGATCTGCTGATGTGGATCGCTCAGCTACAGGGGGTCTTTGAGGTTCAGCTCTTACCCAAGGACATATGTGCAAGCACATGCACCCATTACACCCTGCAGCTTTCACCTGGAGAAACAG TTGCTGTACCACTTCAGATGTGGGAGGTTCAGTATCGTCCTTTCAGTTCCAATGCCGTTGGACTTGCTGCAACAGGAAACTGGCTTTAA